The sequence TACATGGCGGTTTCTCCTTTCTTATCTCCACCGCTCCTCCCTTCACCTCCTCCGCCTCCCCGGCCCTGTTGCCGTTGCTCGTCCCCCTCGTCATCGCCGTCTCCATCGTCGCCGTCTCCGGGGGTTTGGTGGAGGGTGGTGGGGCGGTGGAGACGGGTGGTTGTGGAGCCGGTGTCTGAGCGCCGGGGGCCTCCTCCTGCCCTCCGCCCGGTGATGTCTTCCCGTTGGCGTCATCGATGAGCACCAGCTCGGCCTTCACCGTCCCCTGCAGACCCAGAACTTTCTTGgtctcgtcctcgtcctccacGTTCTGGTACCCCATGAACACCATGGTGACGGGGTTCTCGGCACTCGCTTCGGCCACGCTTGGCTCGCCGCTCAATTTGGCCTCCAGCCCGGTGATCTCCTCCAGCCCGGTGATCTCCTCCAGCCCGGTGATCTCCTCCAGCGGCGGCTCGGGACCCTCCTCCTGGACCTCCGCCGTCGGGAGAGAGGTCACCATGGCGATAGTCTCTGACATCATCGAGGCCTCGTCGGCTTTGTGAATGAGTTCTTCGACCTCCGAGAAGCTGAGCAGCTGGACGCCGTCTTCGCCGTTCATCTCGTGGACCACTGAGAGACACAGAATCAGGATCAGAGTCCAGGTCGGGACACCTGGTGGTTacagctcacagctggaggACCAATAGAAACACACTATTCGCTGCTACGCTGTGTGATGTCACACAATCAACAACTAGACCTTCAGCTGGAGTCTTCCTCCTCATTCAGGTCTGACCTCAACATGTCACCTGATCAGGTCTGTTTGTCACCTGACAGTCACCTGCCGGTCACCTGACAGTCACCCTACAGTCACCGGACGGTCACCTTACAGTCACCTGACGGTCACCTGACGGTCACCTTACAGTCACCTGACTGTCACCTGACTGTCACCTGACAGTCACCTGACGGTCACCTGACTGTCACCTGACGGTCACCTTACAGTCACCTGACTGTCACCTGACGGTCACCTGACGGTCACCTTACAGTCACCTGACGGTCACCTTACGGTCACCTGACTGTCACCTTACGGTCACCTGACGGTCACCTGACGGTCACCTGACTGTCACCTGACGGTCACCTGACGGTCACCTTACAGTCACCTGACTGTCACCTGACTGTCACCTGACAGTCACCTGACGGTCACCTGACAGTCACCTGACTGTCACCTGACTGTCACCTGACGGTCACCTTACAGTCACCTGACTGTCACCTGACAGTCACCTGACGGTCACCTGACTGTCACCTGACGGTCACCTTACAGTCACCTGACCGTCtgagtttgtctgtttttggccTTCATCATTTCACCTGAAGCTTCACAGTTAGAGACatggggaagaggaggaagaggaggaaaaggagggtcTATAACTCTCTGAGTATCTGGTGTAAACAGGTTTTCGCCCGCCCCCCTTTGAGGAGGTCTTTATTGATATTTTCACCTTTTCTCTCGTCCTCGTAAACTTTGACCCCGTGGTGAGAGAGGTCAACAGGAAGTCTGGTGTTAGTGGACAGAACCCTGGTTTCCCCCGTCACTTTGTCCCGCTCTACTTTAATCTCCACCGAGTACATGGCTGGACAAGGACGGGTAGgacagggacagacagacagacagacaggtgtaagagacagacaggtggttACAGGTAAAGACACATAAACCTGAACTCTTCCTTCCTGTCGACGTGCTGCGACCTCTGACCCCCTTACTGCTGCTAACCTGTGCTGTTGGTGGTCTACAGGTCTAAGGCTGTGACCTGGACCAGGTCTACAGACTTTGGGTCCAGTCCATAGTGATGGACAGACGCCGACTAACGGGAGGCGACcatcatgtttgttttctgacactttagtgttgttcattattatatattaattacaCACATCGGAGTCCCCCTGAGTCCCCCTGAGTCCCCCTGAGTCCCTCGGAGTCCCCCTGAGTCCCTCGGAGTCCCTCTGAGTCCCTCGGAGTCCCTCAGAGTCACCCTGAGTCCCCCTGAGTCACTCTGAGTCCCTCTGAGTCCCCCTGAGTCCAACCGAGTCCCTCTGAGTCACTCTGAGTCTCTCTGGTTTCAGAAAGAGTCACTCTGAGTCTCTCTGGTTTCAGAAGGAGTCACTCTGAGTCTCTCTGGTTTCAGAAGGACTCTCTCTGGTTTCAGAAGGAGTCACTCTGACTCTCTCTGGTTTCAGAAGGAGTCACTCTGAGTCTCTATGGTGTCAGAAGGAGTCACTCTGAGTCTCTCTGGTGTCAGAAGGAGTCCCTCTGGTTTCAGAAGGAGTCACTCTGAGTCTCTCTGGTGTCAGAAGGAGTCCCTCTGGTTTCAGAAGGAGTCATTCAGAGTCTCTCGGGTTTCAGAAGGAGTCATTCAGAGTCTCTCTGGGTTCAGAAGGAGTCACTCTGAGTCTCTCTGGTTTCAGAAGGAGTCACTCTGAGTCTCTCTGGTTTCAGAAGGAGTCACTCTGAGTCTCTCTGGTTTCAGAAGGAGTCACTCTGAGTCTCTCTGGTTTCAGAAGGAGTCACTCGGAGTCTCTCTGGTTTCAGAAGGAGTCACTCTGAGTCTCTCTGGTTTCAGAAGGAGTCACTCTGAGTCTCTCTGGTGTCAGAAGGAGTCACTCTGAGTCTCTCTGGTTTCAGAAGGAGTCACTCTGAGTCTCTCTGGTGTCAGAAGGAGTCACTCTGAGTCTCTCTGGTTTCAGAAGGAGTCTCTCTGGTTTCAGAAGGAGTCACTCTGAGTCCCTCTGGTTTCAGAAGGAGTCACTCTGAGTCTCTGGTTTCAGAAGGAATCACTCTGAGTCTCTGGTTTCAGAAGGAGTCTGGTTTCAGAAGGAGTCACTCTGAGTCTCTCTGGTTTCAGAAGGAATCACTCTGAGTCTCTCTGGTTTCAGAAGGAGTCACTCTGAGTCTCTCTGGTTTCAGAAGGAGTCTCTGGTTTCAGAAGGAGTCACTCTGAGTCTCTCTGGTTTCAGAAGGAgtctctctgagtctctctggTTTCAGAAGGAGTCACTCGGAGTCTCTCTGGTTTCAGAAGGAGTCACTCTGAGTCTCTCTGGTTTCAGAAGGAGTCACTC comes from Sebastes fasciatus isolate fSebFas1 chromosome 5, fSebFas1.pri, whole genome shotgun sequence and encodes:
- the palm1a gene encoding paralemmin 1a isoform X4, translated to MEELSEAQQDRQQLLSVSLQTEKRKWQTEIENKKRQLEDDKRALQHLKSKALRERWLLEGAPSTGPEHDDARRQLEQDEAKTRTLEETINRLEEELVSLETITHTIVSSGSVKAVEVKGHSSLQQDRAAASQQIVQEVKVHKSPRMNKPREATEEMKRAMYSVEIKVERDKVTGETRVLSTNTRLPVDLSHHGVKVYEDERKVVHEMNGEDGVQLLSFSEVEELIHKADEASMMSETIAMVTSLPTAEVQEEGPEPPLEEITGLEEITGLEEITGLEAKLSGEPSVAEASAENPVTMVFMGYQNVEDEDETKKVLGLQGTVKAELVLIDDANGKTSPGGGQEEAPGAQTPAPQPPVSTAPPPSTKPPETATMETAMTRGTSNGNRAGEAEEVKGGAVEIRKEKPPCKCCSIM
- the palm1a gene encoding paralemmin 1a isoform X7, producing MEELSEAQQDRQQLLSVSLQTEKRKWQTEIENKKRQLEDDKRALQHLKSKALRERWLLEGAPSTGPEHDDARRQLEQDEAKTRTLEETINRLEEELVSLETITHTIVSSGSVKAVEVKGHSSLQQDRAAASQQIVQAMYSVEIKVERDKVTGETRVLSTNTRLPVDLSHHGVKVYEDERKVVHEMNGEDGVQLLSFSEVEELIHKADEASMMSETIAMVTSLPTAEVQEEGPEPPLEEITGLEEITGLEEITGLEAKLSGEPSVAEASAENPVTMVFMGYQNVEDEDETKKVLGLQGTVKAELVLIDDANGKTSPGGGQEEAPGAQTPAPQPPVSTAPPPSTKPPETATMETAMTRGTSNGNRAGEAEEVKGGAVEIRKEKPPCKCCSIM
- the palm1a gene encoding paralemmin 1a isoform X12, with protein sequence MEELSEAQQDRQQLLSVSLQTEKRKWQTEIENKKRQLEDDKRALQHLKSKALRERWLLEGAPSTGPEHDDARRQLEQDEAKTRTLEETINRLEEELVSLETITHTIQVSSGSVKVVHEMNGEDGVQLLSFSEVEELIHKADEASMMSETIAMVTSLPTAEVQEEGPEPPLEEITGLEEITGLEEITGLEAKLSGEPSVAEASAENPVTMVFMGYQNVEDEDETKKVLGLQGTVKAELVLIDDANGKTSPGGGQEEAPGAQTPAPQPPVSTAPPPSTKPPETATMETAMTRGTSNGNRAGEAEEVKGGAVEIRKEKPPCKCCSIM
- the palm1a gene encoding paralemmin 1a isoform X5 is translated as MEELSEAQQDRQQLLSEKRKWQTEIENKKRQLEDDKRALQHLKSKALRERWLLEGAPSTGPEHDDARRQLEQDEAKTRTLEETINRLEEELVSLETITHTIQVSSGSVKAVEVKGHSSLQQDRAAASQQIVQAVAEVKVHKSPRMNKPREATEEMKRAMYSVEIKVERDKVTGETRVLSTNTRLPVDLSHHGVKVYEDERKVVHEMNGEDGVQLLSFSEVEELIHKADEASMMSETIAMVTSLPTAEVQEEGPEPPLEEITGLEEITGLEEITGLEAKLSGEPSVAEASAENPVTMVFMGYQNVEDEDETKKVLGLQGTVKAELVLIDDANGKTSPGGGQEEAPGAQTPAPQPPVSTAPPPSTKPPETATMETAMTRGTSNGNRAGEAEEVKGGAVEIRKEKPPCKCCSIM
- the palm1a gene encoding paralemmin 1a isoform X2, with the translated sequence MEELSEAQQDRQQLLSVSLQTEKRKWQTEIENKKRQLEDDKRALQHLKSKALRERWLLEGAPSTGPEHDDARRQLEQDEAKTRTLEETINRLEEELVSLETITHTIVSSGSVKAVEVKGHSSLQQDRAAASQQIVQAVAEVKVHKSPRMNKPREATEEMKRAMYSVEIKVERDKVTGETRVLSTNTRLPVDLSHHGVKVYEDERKVVHEMNGEDGVQLLSFSEVEELIHKADEASMMSETIAMVTSLPTAEVQEEGPEPPLEEITGLEEITGLEEITGLEAKLSGEPSVAEASAENPVTMVFMGYQNVEDEDETKKVLGLQGTVKAELVLIDDANGKTSPGGGQEEAPGAQTPAPQPPVSTAPPPSTKPPETATMETAMTRGTSNGNRAGEAEEVKGGAVEIRKEKPPCKCCSIM
- the palm1a gene encoding paralemmin 1a isoform X6; amino-acid sequence: MEELSEAQQDRQQLLSVSLQTEKRKWQTEIENKKRQLEDDKRALQHLKSKALRERWLLEGAPSTGPEHDDARRQLEQDEAKTRTLEETINRLEEELVSLETITHTIQVSSGSVKAVEVKGHSSLQQDRAAASQQIVQAMYSVEIKVERDKVTGETRVLSTNTRLPVDLSHHGVKVYEDERKVVHEMNGEDGVQLLSFSEVEELIHKADEASMMSETIAMVTSLPTAEVQEEGPEPPLEEITGLEEITGLEEITGLEAKLSGEPSVAEASAENPVTMVFMGYQNVEDEDETKKVLGLQGTVKAELVLIDDANGKTSPGGGQEEAPGAQTPAPQPPVSTAPPPSTKPPETATMETAMTRGTSNGNRAGEAEEVKGGAVEIRKEKPPCKCCSIM
- the palm1a gene encoding paralemmin 1a isoform X3 — encoded protein: MEELSEAQQDRQQLLSVSLQTEKRKWQTEIENKKRQLEDDKRALQHLKSKALRERWLLEGAPSTGPEHDDARRQLEQDEAKTRTLEETINRLEEELVSLETITHTIQVSSGSVKAVEVKGHSSLQQDRAAASQQIVQEVKVHKSPRMNKPREATEEMKRAMYSVEIKVERDKVTGETRVLSTNTRLPVDLSHHGVKVYEDERKVVHEMNGEDGVQLLSFSEVEELIHKADEASMMSETIAMVTSLPTAEVQEEGPEPPLEEITGLEEITGLEEITGLEAKLSGEPSVAEASAENPVTMVFMGYQNVEDEDETKKVLGLQGTVKAELVLIDDANGKTSPGGGQEEAPGAQTPAPQPPVSTAPPPSTKPPETATMETAMTRGTSNGNRAGEAEEVKGGAVEIRKEKPPCKCCSIM
- the palm1a gene encoding paralemmin 1a isoform X1, coding for MEELSEAQQDRQQLLSVSLQTEKRKWQTEIENKKRQLEDDKRALQHLKSKALRERWLLEGAPSTGPEHDDARRQLEQDEAKTRTLEETINRLEEELVSLETITHTIQVSSGSVKAVEVKGHSSLQQDRAAASQQIVQAVAEVKVHKSPRMNKPREATEEMKRAMYSVEIKVERDKVTGETRVLSTNTRLPVDLSHHGVKVYEDERKVVHEMNGEDGVQLLSFSEVEELIHKADEASMMSETIAMVTSLPTAEVQEEGPEPPLEEITGLEEITGLEEITGLEAKLSGEPSVAEASAENPVTMVFMGYQNVEDEDETKKVLGLQGTVKAELVLIDDANGKTSPGGGQEEAPGAQTPAPQPPVSTAPPPSTKPPETATMETAMTRGTSNGNRAGEAEEVKGGAVEIRKEKPPCKCCSIM
- the palm1a gene encoding paralemmin 1a isoform X9, which translates into the protein MEELSEAQQDRQQLLSVSLQTEKRKWQTEIENKKRQLEDDKRALQHLKSKALRERWLLEGAPSTGPEHDDARRQLEQDEAKTRTLEETINRLEEELVSLETITHTIQVSSGSVKAVEVKGHSSLQQDRAAASQQIVQEVKVHKSPRMNKPREATEEMKRVVHEMNGEDGVQLLSFSEVEELIHKADEASMMSETIAMVTSLPTAEVQEEGPEPPLEEITGLEEITGLEEITGLEAKLSGEPSVAEASAENPVTMVFMGYQNVEDEDETKKVLGLQGTVKAELVLIDDANGKTSPGGGQEEAPGAQTPAPQPPVSTAPPPSTKPPETATMETAMTRGTSNGNRAGEAEEVKGGAVEIRKEKPPCKCCSIM
- the palm1a gene encoding paralemmin 1a isoform X8; this translates as MEELSEAQQDRQQLLSVSLQTEKRKWQTEIENKKRQLEDDKRALQHLKSKALRERWLLEGAPSTGPEHDDARRQLEQDEAKTRTLEETINRLEEELVSLETITHTIQVSSGSVKAVEVKGHSSLQQDRAAASQQIVQAVAEVKVHKSPRMNKPREATEEMKRVVHEMNGEDGVQLLSFSEVEELIHKADEASMMSETIAMVTSLPTAEVQEEGPEPPLEEITGLEEITGLEEITGLEAKLSGEPSVAEASAENPVTMVFMGYQNVEDEDETKKVLGLQGTVKAELVLIDDANGKTSPGGGQEEAPGAQTPAPQPPVSTAPPPSTKPPETATMETAMTRGTSNGNRAGEAEEVKGGAVEIRKEKPPCKCCSIM
- the palm1a gene encoding paralemmin 1a isoform X10, with the translated sequence MEELSEAQQDRQQLLSVSLQTEKRKWQTEIENKKRQLEDDKRALQHLKSKALRERWLLEGAPSTGPEHDDARRQLEQDEAKTRTLEETINRLEEELVSLETITHTIQVSSGSVKAVEVKGHSSLQQDRAAASQQIVQVVHEMNGEDGVQLLSFSEVEELIHKADEASMMSETIAMVTSLPTAEVQEEGPEPPLEEITGLEEITGLEEITGLEAKLSGEPSVAEASAENPVTMVFMGYQNVEDEDETKKVLGLQGTVKAELVLIDDANGKTSPGGGQEEAPGAQTPAPQPPVSTAPPPSTKPPETATMETAMTRGTSNGNRAGEAEEVKGGAVEIRKEKPPCKCCSIM
- the palm1a gene encoding paralemmin 1a isoform X13, which codes for MEELSEAQQDRQQLLSVSLQTEKRKWQTEIENKKRQLEDDKRALQHLKSKALRERWLLEGAPSTGPEHDDARRQLEQDEAKTRTLEETINRLEEELVSLETITHTIVSSGSVKVVHEMNGEDGVQLLSFSEVEELIHKADEASMMSETIAMVTSLPTAEVQEEGPEPPLEEITGLEEITGLEEITGLEAKLSGEPSVAEASAENPVTMVFMGYQNVEDEDETKKVLGLQGTVKAELVLIDDANGKTSPGGGQEEAPGAQTPAPQPPVSTAPPPSTKPPETATMETAMTRGTSNGNRAGEAEEVKGGAVEIRKEKPPCKCCSIM
- the palm1a gene encoding paralemmin 1a isoform X11, encoding MEELSEAQQDRQQLLSVSLQTEKRKWQTEIENKKRQLEDDKRALQHLKSKALRERWLLEGAPSTGPEHDDARRQLEQDEAKTRTLEETINRLEEELVSLETITHTIVSSGSVKAVEVKGHSSLQQDRAAASQQIVQVVHEMNGEDGVQLLSFSEVEELIHKADEASMMSETIAMVTSLPTAEVQEEGPEPPLEEITGLEEITGLEEITGLEAKLSGEPSVAEASAENPVTMVFMGYQNVEDEDETKKVLGLQGTVKAELVLIDDANGKTSPGGGQEEAPGAQTPAPQPPVSTAPPPSTKPPETATMETAMTRGTSNGNRAGEAEEVKGGAVEIRKEKPPCKCCSIM